In Drosophila innubila isolate TH190305 chromosome 2R unlocalized genomic scaffold, UK_Dinn_1.0 1_C_2R, whole genome shotgun sequence, the following are encoded in one genomic region:
- the LOC117784605 gene encoding uncharacterized protein LOC117784605 yields MQSLIWFLICGMCACAYAQLVAVATDLVPLNLTETPTPTPSEPGIWRQSRRRSTLADSCTTNGGATGTCLTRFKCMRQGGTVNGYCGTYGVCCETNMACGTTTRLKRTIIRNPATFASDTCQYTIEAFSANVQQLRIDFEQFELPQPVASATDERMLECRDYFEAADFKLCGVNAGQHLYLPFNVAAGIDQLTLTFVVPTRWSQTNWRLIVTQLEGPQVSSRRRMTPFGGSNSLQDLRNIFASHHADYELLAPAGCHQYYTELTGNIRSFNYQPSMGFPYMSDTSYTICIKSTPSASMIEYNFSKFSMSVQTDEVEGYDEACHATVHTTGRQEDYLLIPQSMLTKNPAYQPTYYCGTNDNLIVIASPPYMLHFSSDDMTLEAAQETGFSLTYRLRT; encoded by the exons ATGCAGTCACTGATTTGGTTTTTGATTTGTGGCATGTGCGCCTGCGCATACGCGCAActtgtggcagtggcaaccgACCTTGTGCCGCTTAATCTGACGgagacgccgacgccgacgccaagCGAGCCGGGAATTTGGCGACAGTCGCGTCGACGCAGCACGTTGGCGGACAGCTGTACCACAAACGGTGGCGCCACCGGCACCTGCCTCACGCGCTTCAAGTGCATGCGTCAAGGTGGCACAGTCAACGGCTATTGCGGCACTTACGGTGTTTGTTGTGAAA CCAACATGGCGTGTGGCACCACAACTCGCTTGAAGCGCACCATTATCCGGAATCCGGCAACCTTTGCCAGCGACACGTGTCAGTACACCATCGAGGCGTTCAGTGCGAATGTGCAACAATTGCGCATTGACTTTGAGCAGTTCGAGTTGCCACAGCCGGTGGCAAGTGCAACGGATGAGCGTATGCTCGAGTGCAGGGATTACTTTGAGGCGGCCGACTTTAAGCTGTGTGGCGTCAATGCCGGCCAGCATTTGTATCTGCCCTTCAACGTGGCCGCGGGCATTGATCAGTTGACGCTGACGTTTGTGGTGCCAACGCGTTGGAGTCAGACGAACTGGCGCCTGATTGTGACACAGCTGGAGGGGCCACAGGTCAGCAGCAGGCGCAGGATGACACCGTTTGGTGGCTCAAACAGTCTGCAGGATCTGCGCAACATCTTTGCCTCACATCACGCCGACTACGAGCTGCTTGCACCTGCTGGATGCCATCAGTATTATACGGAGCTGACGGGCAACATACGCAGCTTCAACTATCAGCCCAGCATGGGATTCCCCTACATGTCGGACACCAGCTACACCATTTGCATCAAGTCGACGCCCAGTGCCAGCATGATTGA ATACAACTTTAGCAAGTTTAGCATGTCGGTGCAAACGGACGAGGTCGAGGGCTATGATGAGGCATGCCACGCGACGGTGCATACGACGGGCAGACAGGAGGACTATCTGCTGATACCACAGTCCATGCTGACCAAGAATCCGGCCTATCAGCCGACCTATTACTGTGGCACCAACGATAACCTAATCGTAATTG CTTCTCCGCCCTACATGCTGCACTTCTCCAGCGATGACATGACCCTCGAGGCAGCCCAGGAGACAGGCTTCAGCTTGACTTATCGCCTGCGTACATAA